In Gossypium arboreum isolate Shixiya-1 chromosome 6, ASM2569848v2, whole genome shotgun sequence, the following are encoded in one genomic region:
- the LOC108460754 gene encoding CO(2)-response secreted protease-like, translating into MKPLVTFIFGLTSFFIFVSLFTETVAEKDGVYIVYMGAAPKTKGSLRHDHAQLLSSLLKRNKNALVRSYKNGFSGFAARLSAEEAHSIAQRAGVVSVFPDPVLELHTTRSWDFLNYQTSVVIDSNPNPNSNSTSNDSGAIIGILDTGIWPESESFNDKAMGPIPSRWNGTCAKAQDFNTSNCNKKIIGARSYEDDETSVIKYQSPRDMVGHGTHVASTAAGSEVQGVSYYGLAEGTAKGGSPGSRIAMYRVCSPNNGCRGSSILAAFDDAIADGVDVLSLSLGAPSFFKPEIADDPIALGAFHAVQHGITVVCSAGNDGPDPGTVVNAAPWIVTVAASTIDRAFESDVVLGDNTVIKGEGINFANIQKSPVYPIVYGKSAKKKDADVNDSRNCNTNSLDQELVKGKIVVCENLDKTYANDHMDEVKQLGGIGVVLIDYDSKGMASSFGTFPMTVISSEDGAKVLSYINSTKNPVATILRTTSPTKYTPAPIIAYFSSRGPSTIPENILKPDIAAPGVNILAAWMGNDTAEAPEGKDPPLYNLISGTSMACPHVSGIAATVKSKNPTWSPSAIRSAIMTTANQINNLKAPITTEKGVAATPYDFGAGEVSPTGPLQPGLVYETTAIDYLNFLCYHGYNITTIKTIANTIPDGFTCPKESSIDLISNINYPSIAITNFNEKAGRKVNRTLTNVAGDGNSVYAVTIDSPANLDVKVVPNKLQFTKNGDKSSYEVSFSAANPLKEDVFGSIAWSNGKYKVRSPFAVSSKRDN; encoded by the exons ATGAAGCCCCTCGTTACCTTTATTTTCGGTTTGACGTCCTTTTTCATCTTTGTCTCATTGTTTACAGAAACTGTTGCAGAGAAGGATGGTGTTTATATTGTGTATATGGGGGCAGCCCCTAAGACTAAGGGTTCATTAAGGCATGATCATGCTCAACTTTTAAGCTCCTTGTTAAAACG GAACAAAAATGCCCTGGTTCGTAGCTACAAAAATGGTTTCTCTGGGTTTGCAGCACGTCTATCTGCAGAGGAGGCTCATTCAATTGCCCAGAGAGCTGGAGTTGTTTCAGTTTTCCCCGACCCTGTGCTCGAACTGCATACCACTCGCTCATGGGATTTCTTGAACTATCAAACTTCGGTGGTGATTGACTCAAACCCCAACCCGAACTCTAACTCAACATCTAATGATTCTGGTGCCATCATTGGCATCCTAGATACAG GAATTTGGCCCGAGTCGGAGAGTTTTAACGACAAGGCCATGGGTCCAATTCCATCACGATGGAATGGCACATGCGCTAAAGCACAGGATTTCAACACCTCCAACTGCAACAA AAAGATAATTGGGGCAAGATCATATGAGGATGACGAAACTTCGGTAATAAAGTACCAGTCACCTAGGGATATGGTTGGACACGGTACCCATGTAGCGTCAACAGCAGCGGGAAGCGAAGTCCAGGGTGTATCTTACTACGGACTAGCAGAAGGGACTGCCAAGGGTGGATCCCCGGGGTCAAGAATAGCTATGTACAGAGTATGTTCCCCCAACAATGGATGCCGTGGATCCAGCATATTGGCAGCATTTGATGATGCAATAGCCGATGGGGTTGATGTGTTGTCACTGTCTCTTGGAGCACCATCCTTCTTTAAACCAGAAATTGCAGATGATCCCATTGCCCTTGGAGCATTCCATGCAGTGCAACACGGGATCACCGTGGTTTGCTCTGCAGGAAACGATGGACCTGACCCCGGAACAGTTGTGAATGCTGCACCTTGGATAGTGACGGTTGCTGCTAGCACAATTGACCGAGCCTTTGAGTCTGATGTTGTACTTGGCGACAACACAGTAATTAAG GGTGAAGGCATTAATTTCGCCAACATTCAGAAGTCTCCGGTGTATCCAATTGTATACGGAAAATCAGCCAAGAAAAAAGACGCAGACGTAAATGATTCAAG GAACTGCAACACAAATTCCTTGGACCAAGAACTTGTAAAGGGAAAGATTGTAGTTTGTGAGAATTTAGACAAGACATATGCGAATGACCATATGGATGAAGTGAAGCAGCTTGGAGGTATTGGCGTAGTCCTGATTGATTATGACTCGAAAGGGATGGCTTCCTCATTTGGTACATTTCCTATGACGGTGATCAGTTCAGAGGATGGCGCCAAGGTTCTTTCCTACATCAACTCAACAAA AAACCCAGTTGCCACAATCTTGCGTACGACATCACCCACAAAGTACACACCAGCACCTATCATAGCATATTTCTCGTCTAGAGGACCTTCAACCATCCCCGAGAACATTCTCAAG CCCGATATAGCAGCACCTGGAGTTAATATTCTTGCAGCATGGATGGGGAACGACACAGCCGAGGCTCCAGAGGGTAAAGACCCACCACTGTATAATTTGATCTCAGGAACCTCTATGGCATGTCCCCATGTTTCCGGTATTGCTGCCACAGTCAAATCAAAAAACCCAACATGGAGTCCCTCTGCAATCAGGTCAGCCATTATGACAACAG CAAATCAGATAAATAATCTGAAAGCCCCAATTACGACAGAGAAAGGTGTAGCAGCTACACCTTACGATTTTGGGGCAGGGGAAGTAAGCCCGACAGGACCATTGCAACCAGGCCTTGTTTACGAGACTACTGCCATTGACTACTTGAATTTTCTCTGCTACCATGGTTATAATATAACTACAATAAAAACTATCGCCAACACTATCCCAGACGGCTTTACTTGCCCTAAGGAGTCAAGCATTGATCTTATATCCAACATCAATTATCCGTCAATAGCAATTACCAATTTCAACGAAAAAGCAGGCAGGAAAGTGAACAGAACTCTTACAAATGTTGCTGGAGATGGTAACTCAGTTTATGCTGTAACTATTGATTCACCTGCAAACCTAGATGTTAAAGTGGTGCCAAACAAACTGCAATTCACTAAAAATGGTGACAAGTCATCTTACGAAGTGAGTTTCTCAGCTGCAAATCCGCTAAAGGAAGATGTATTTGGATCCATAGCATGGTCCAATGGAAAATACAAAGTCAGAAGTCCATTTGCTGTAAGCAGTAAACGTGATAACTAG
- the LOC108460755 gene encoding SKP1-like protein 1B codes for MASTGRKIILKSSDGENFEVDEAVALESQTIKHMIEDDCADNGIPLPNVTSKILSKVIEYCKKHVEASKSEDRSASLDDDLKGWDADFVKVDQATLFDLILAANYLNIKALLDLTCQTVADMIKGKTPEEIRKTFNIKNDFTPEEEEEVRRENQWAFE; via the exons ATGGCTTCTACGGGTCGGAAAATCATACTGAAGAGCTCAGACGGCGAGAACTTCGAGGTGGACGAGGCGGTGGCTCTCGAATCACAAACGATTAAGCACATGATCGAGGACGATTGCGCCGATAACGGCATCCCTCTACCCAACGTCACCAGCAAGATCCTCTCTAAGGTAATCGAGTATTGCAAGAAACACGTTGAAGCATCGAAATCCGAGGATCGTTCAGCCTCCCTCGATGATGACCTTAAAGGTTGGGATGCTGATTTCGTCAAGGTCGATCAAGCCACCCTTTTCGATCTCATACTG GCTGCTAATTACTTGAACATCAAGGCCTTGTTGGACCTAACGTGTCAAACTGTGGCAGACATGATAAAGGGAAAAACGCCTGAGGAAATCCGCAAGACATTTAACATTAAGAATGATTTTACTCCGGAGGAAGAGGAAGAGGTTCGTCGCGAGAATCAATGGGCGTTTGAGTGA
- the LOC108459036 gene encoding GDSL esterase/lipase At1g59030-like, with product MPVPATALCLILVLFSTRNAGGVCLASNKITFPALFAFGDSIVDTGNNNKRFTIAKANIPPYGRDFPGGAATGRFGNGKVFSDLLAEGLRIKPLLPAYLHPVLQGEDLETGVSFASGGSGFDEFTVKLQNALSIKDQLNLFKECVRKLERGIGQEKANATISKSLFLVSQGNNDIAITYFLFHFLYDIDAYTTQLVNSASSFIKDMYELGARKFACLSLIPLGYLPISRTFGGGFQRNSVDWLTQAAVKFNSKLEHELNHLNSNLPGTRILYIDIYNPLVDLIQNHKKYGFEDSSHGCCGTGLIELNYGCNELLSSFTCCNSSSHVFWDAGHPSERAYRMIISQLVDNISHQLLDI from the exons ATGCCTGTGCCTGCAACAGCTTTatgtttaattcttgttttgtttAGCACAAGAAATGCTGGTGGAGTTTGTCTTGCctcaaataaaataacatttccAGCTCTTTTTGCATTTGGAGATTCAATAGTAGATACGGGTAACAACAACAAGCGCTTTACAATAGCAAAAGCTAATATCCCACCCTATGGACGAGACTTTCCTGGTGGAGCTGCAACTGGAAGATTTGGAAATGGAAAGGTGTTCTCTGATTTATTGG CTGAAGGTCTGAGAATAAAACCTTTATTGCCTGCATATCTTCACCCGGTTCTTCAAGGTGAAGATCTAGAAACAGGCGTAAGCTTTGCTTCAGGTGGTTCAGGATTCGACGAATTTACAGTGAAATTACAG AATGCTTTATCCATTAAGGATCAGCTGAATCTCTTCAAAGAATGCGTTAGAAAGCTTGAAAGAGGCATCGGACAGGAGAAAGCTAATGCCACCATTTCCAAGAGCTTGTTTCTGGTATCACAGGGCAACAATGACATTGCCATCACTTATTTCTTATTCCATTTTCTATATGACATTGATGCATACACAACACAACTGGTTAACTCAGCTTCATCTTTTATTAAG GATATGTATGAACTAGGAGCAAGGAAGTTTGCATGTCTAAGCCTTATACCATTGGGATACTTGCCAATTTCGAGAACATTTGGTGGAGGATTTCAAAGAAACTCTGTAGATTGGCTCACCCAAGCAGCAGTGAAGTTCAATTCTAAGCTGGAACATGAACTGAACCATCTTAACAGTAACCTTCCTGGAACTAGGATACTCTATATTGATATCTATAACCCTCTAGTTGATCTcattcaaaatcataaaaaatatg GTTTTGAAGATTCTAGCCATGGTTGCTGTGGGACGGGGTTGATAGAGCTAAATTATGGGTGCAATGAATTATTGAGTTCCTTTACATGCTGCAATTCATCGAGTCATGTATTTTGGGACGCGGGGCATCCCTCGGAAAGAGCATATAGGATGATAATCTCACAACTCGTGGACAACATTTCGCACCAGCTTTTGGATATTTAA